The proteins below are encoded in one region of Primulina huaijiensis isolate GDHJ02 unplaced genomic scaffold, ASM1229523v2 scaffold27437, whole genome shotgun sequence:
- the LOC140967728 gene encoding uncharacterized protein, protein MNKLEPSLEELVNMLVTFESTIKKEKPVLFVGSSSGTKTGPPGKGKKRSFQRPKKNVPLKRPSPSPAVAATPVKADKTVDICHHCKKPGHWRRNCREYLAQKGSGKGDGKK, encoded by the exons atgaacaagcttgagccgagccttgaagagttggtgaacatgcttgtgacttttgagtccactatcaagaaagagaagccggttctttttgtgggctcttcatctggtacgaagaccggtccacctgggaagggaaagaagcgttctttccaacgtcccaagaagaacgtgcccttgaagaggccgtctccgagtcccgctgtggcagccacaccagtaaaagctgacaagactgttgacatctgtcatcactgcaagaagcctggacattggaggcgtaactgcagggaatatcttgcccagaagggttctggaaaag gtgatgggaagaagtag